In Chthonomonadales bacterium, the following are encoded in one genomic region:
- a CDS encoding glycoside hydrolase family 2, producing the protein MEESTVPRPEYPRPDFVRREWLCLNGPWEFAFDDDDQGTAHRWHDGRHLDGRIVVPFAYQSPRSGIGDTSIHEVVWYARSLAVPDGWRGRHLLLHFGAVDYQATVWVNGREVGHNRGGHVPFWFDIAPYVGPGENRLALRVVDRQSPEQPRGKQAASGKPRGIDYYCTTGIWQTVWLEPAGPLRIDRLRVTPLLEVDAFEVLVYLRAPATGWRVEAEAVSDERVVAAASAETSRAVVRLMLRIPGARRWTPDSPHLYGLRVRLKQDAEVIDEVETYAGLRSLELRAGRLMLNGEPVYLAMTLDQGYWRDGLLTAPSDAALREDVLWAKRYGFNGVRKHQKIEDPRWLYWCDRLGLMVWGEMPNARGWSSAAEEALAAEWSRAVERDYNHPCIVTWVPVNESMGFPGLREGHPGQYAFLERMVAVTRALDATRPVIDNDGWEHTDITDICAIHDYSHSGQALIERYAATTAGGPLPERIWTGSRAIFAAGSRYRGQPVMLTEVGGLLAAPDLPAEQRDRLYKVYATAHSPEEMLELYRDIVTGIARLPFVAGFCYTQLTDIEQEVNGLLTYDREPKIPPESIREVHRALFGLEGDSAEG; encoded by the coding sequence GTGGAAGAGAGCACCGTTCCCCGGCCGGAGTATCCCCGACCCGATTTCGTGCGCCGGGAGTGGCTCTGCCTGAACGGCCCGTGGGAGTTCGCCTTCGACGATGACGACCAGGGCACGGCCCATCGGTGGCACGACGGGCGGCACCTGGACGGGCGCATCGTTGTGCCGTTCGCCTATCAGAGCCCGCGCTCGGGCATCGGCGACACCTCCATCCACGAGGTCGTGTGGTATGCCCGCTCCCTTGCGGTCCCCGATGGATGGCGCGGACGGCACCTCTTGCTGCATTTTGGCGCCGTCGACTACCAGGCGACCGTGTGGGTAAATGGGCGCGAGGTGGGGCACAATCGCGGTGGCCACGTGCCGTTCTGGTTCGACATCGCGCCATACGTCGGCCCGGGCGAGAACCGCCTCGCCCTGCGCGTGGTGGATCGCCAGAGCCCCGAGCAGCCGCGTGGCAAGCAGGCCGCATCGGGCAAGCCACGCGGCATCGACTACTACTGCACGACGGGGATCTGGCAGACAGTGTGGCTGGAGCCGGCGGGGCCGTTGCGCATCGACCGACTGCGGGTGACCCCGCTTCTGGAGGTGGACGCGTTCGAGGTGCTCGTCTACCTGCGTGCCCCGGCGACCGGCTGGCGAGTGGAGGCGGAGGCGGTGAGCGACGAGCGCGTGGTGGCCGCCGCGAGCGCCGAGACCTCGCGCGCAGTGGTGCGCCTGATGCTGCGGATACCGGGCGCCCGGCGCTGGACCCCGGACTCCCCGCACCTTTACGGCCTGCGCGTTCGCCTGAAGCAGGACGCCGAGGTCATCGATGAGGTGGAGACGTACGCGGGCCTCCGCTCCCTGGAGCTTCGCGCGGGGCGACTGATGCTCAACGGTGAGCCCGTCTACCTGGCGATGACGCTCGATCAGGGCTACTGGCGGGACGGCCTGCTGACGGCCCCCTCCGACGCCGCGCTGCGCGAGGACGTTCTCTGGGCCAAGCGGTACGGGTTCAACGGCGTCAGGAAGCACCAGAAGATCGAGGATCCGCGGTGGCTCTACTGGTGCGACCGGCTCGGCTTGATGGTGTGGGGCGAGATGCCGAACGCCCGCGGTTGGTCATCGGCCGCGGAGGAGGCGCTCGCGGCGGAATGGTCGCGCGCCGTGGAGCGCGACTACAACCATCCGTGCATCGTGACGTGGGTGCCCGTCAACGAAAGCATGGGCTTCCCCGGATTGCGCGAGGGGCACCCCGGCCAGTACGCCTTCCTCGAGCGGATGGTCGCTGTCACGCGCGCCCTGGACGCGACGCGCCCCGTCATCGACAACGACGGCTGGGAGCACACCGACATCACCGACATCTGCGCGATCCACGACTACAGCCACTCCGGGCAGGCGCTTATCGAACGCTACGCCGCCACGACGGCCGGCGGACCTCTCCCCGAGCGAATCTGGACCGGCAGCCGCGCCATCTTCGCGGCTGGCTCGCGCTACCGCGGCCAACCCGTCATGCTCACGGAGGTGGGCGGCCTGCTCGCGGCGCCGGACCTGCCCGCCGAGCAGCGCGACCGGCTCTACAAGGTCTACGCGACGGCGCACTCGCCGGAGGAGATGCTCGAGCTCTATCGAGACATCGTCACCGGCATTGCGCGTCTTCCGTTCGTCGCCGGCTTCTGCTACACGCAACTCACCGACATCGAGCAGGAGGTGAACGGCCTGCTGACCTACGACCGCGAGCCCAAGATCCCGCCGGAGAGCATCCGCGAGGTTCACCGCGCCCTCTTCGGTCTGGAGGGCGATTCCGCCGAGGGATGA
- a CDS encoding aspartate aminotransferase family protein, with the protein MHDAPTWWRQGIDFSRVPEMVTDSPGPESRRVHAGAARYIRGLSSQVKLHPVAFRDGFGVVLRDVDGNSYLDFSSGIYVTTLGHCHPRISEAVACAARTLMNCHDFTTPVKAELLEALVNVMPAGLDGVQLYDSGTTAVEAALRAARAHTGRHEFLSCFMDFHGKTGHAVSLARMNDTNGAGRAQGFALVPRPDPYRPIFTRPDGAIDTDAYIAFYESFVLNATTGQIAAFVIEPIQGWAGSIMPPDDFLPKLRAFCDRHRMLLIADEVLTGMGRTGAYLAMEHWDTVADIYTLGKGFGNGFPVTAMVAREDVKEAFDRISASTSYGGNPMACAAALASLRVIEEEGLLENARRLEAFFVARMARMMGEHPIIGHVRARGCLLGIELVKDRATKEPFDEAGKRVYRKAFRKGLAWIPAGHILRLSPPIIMDEELAARGMDIVDEAIGETERELGYR; encoded by the coding sequence ATGCACGACGCACCCACCTGGTGGCGGCAGGGAATCGACTTCTCGCGAGTTCCGGAGATGGTCACCGACAGTCCGGGACCCGAGTCGCGGCGCGTGCACGCCGGCGCCGCGCGATACATCCGGGGCCTCTCGTCGCAGGTTAAGTTGCACCCCGTCGCCTTCCGCGATGGCTTCGGCGTCGTGCTGCGCGACGTGGACGGCAACTCCTACCTCGACTTCTCGTCGGGCATCTACGTGACCACGCTCGGCCACTGCCACCCGCGGATCTCCGAGGCGGTGGCTTGCGCCGCGCGCACGCTCATGAACTGCCATGACTTTACCACGCCGGTGAAGGCCGAGCTCCTGGAGGCCCTGGTCAACGTGATGCCGGCCGGCCTGGACGGCGTGCAACTCTACGACAGCGGCACGACGGCCGTCGAGGCCGCATTGCGCGCCGCGCGCGCGCACACCGGGCGCCACGAGTTCCTCAGTTGCTTCATGGACTTCCACGGCAAGACGGGCCACGCCGTCAGCCTCGCGCGCATGAACGACACGAACGGCGCGGGCCGGGCGCAGGGCTTCGCCCTGGTGCCCCGGCCGGACCCGTACCGCCCCATCTTCACTCGACCCGATGGGGCGATCGATACCGACGCGTACATTGCCTTCTACGAGTCGTTCGTGCTGAACGCCACCACCGGCCAGATCGCCGCGTTCGTCATCGAGCCGATCCAGGGCTGGGCGGGCTCCATCATGCCGCCCGACGACTTCCTCCCGAAGCTGCGAGCCTTCTGCGACCGCCACCGAATGCTGCTCATCGCCGACGAGGTGCTCACCGGAATGGGCCGAACCGGCGCCTATCTGGCGATGGAGCACTGGGACACGGTCGCGGACATCTACACGCTCGGCAAGGGGTTCGGCAACGGCTTCCCGGTGACGGCGATGGTGGCGCGCGAGGACGTGAAGGAGGCGTTCGACCGCATCTCCGCTTCGACGAGCTACGGCGGCAACCCGATGGCTTGCGCGGCCGCCCTCGCCAGCCTGCGCGTCATCGAGGAGGAAGGGCTCCTGGAGAACGCACGCAGGCTGGAGGCGTTCTTTGTGGCGCGCATGGCGCGCATGATGGGCGAGCATCCGATCATCGGCCACGTGCGCGCCCGTGGCTGCCTGCTCGGCATCGAGCTCGTGAAAGACCGCGCCACCAAGGAGCCCTTCGATGAGGCCGGCAAGCGCGTCTACCGCAAGGCCTTCCGTAAGGGACTGGCCTGGATACCCGCCGGGCACATCCTCCGCCTCTCGCCGCCCATCATCATGGACGAGGAGCTGGCCGCGCGCGGCATGGACATCGTGGACGAGGCGATTGGCGAGACGGAGCGGGAGCTGGGGTACCGTTGA
- a CDS encoding cupin domain-containing protein has translation MSADDAAWARDLEAPAEEREAALAEAARIIGDWGLVMPPGTPLALDFGLRAFRRTGEIEYWIVNDTERGYCGKLLFLFDGQSCPRHRHHMKDETFFVVRGQVRMEMEGREMRLAPGDTLRMPPGTVHSFRADGGPALILEVSLPSVPGDNRFDDTRIGRDGVL, from the coding sequence TTGAGCGCCGACGACGCGGCCTGGGCCCGCGACCTGGAGGCCCCCGCCGAGGAGCGCGAGGCCGCCCTCGCCGAGGCGGCGCGCATCATCGGCGACTGGGGACTCGTCATGCCGCCCGGCACGCCGCTCGCGCTCGACTTCGGGCTGCGCGCGTTCCGTCGCACGGGCGAGATCGAGTACTGGATCGTCAACGACACCGAGCGCGGCTACTGCGGCAAGCTCCTCTTCCTCTTCGACGGGCAGAGCTGCCCCCGCCACCGACATCACATGAAGGACGAGACCTTCTTCGTGGTGCGCGGCCAGGTGCGCATGGAGATGGAGGGGCGCGAGATGAGGCTGGCGCCCGGAGACACGCTGCGAATGCCTCCCGGCACGGTCCACTCCTTCCGCGCCGACGGAGGCCCCGCCCTCATCCTGGAGGTGTCGTTGCCGTCGGTGCCGGGCGACAACCGGTTCGACGACACGCGGATCGGGCGGGACGGGGTGCTGTGA
- a CDS encoding creatininase family protein, with protein sequence MEHRFEYLTSEQLRPWIERKALLVMGIGTIEEHGAHLPTGTDWFITQRFIEDLGRRLEADGRVPFLTLPAIWTGYSAAEMQRWPGTIRMRARTVMDMVREIVGSLCEMGFDKVLILNGHGHHTDLLRVAAREIADDHGVYPAVSNFLYLGAAEYNAVRRGAAGGSIHGGEDETSVMLHYGYPVDAARYTDADHVHYHSEFIAGDNFVGSSKVFWSTWYVHRSQTGLLGDPTPATAEAGRVLIEACVERLARFADEYWHYRPAR encoded by the coding sequence ATGGAGCACCGCTTCGAGTACCTGACGTCCGAGCAGCTCAGGCCGTGGATCGAGCGCAAGGCCCTGCTGGTGATGGGCATCGGCACCATCGAGGAGCACGGCGCGCACCTGCCCACCGGCACCGACTGGTTCATCACCCAGCGGTTCATCGAGGACCTCGGCCGGCGGCTGGAGGCCGACGGCCGGGTTCCGTTCCTCACGCTGCCGGCCATCTGGACGGGCTACTCCGCCGCCGAGATGCAGCGCTGGCCGGGCACGATCCGGATGCGCGCGCGCACCGTGATGGACATGGTGCGCGAGATCGTCGGGTCGCTGTGCGAGATGGGGTTCGACAAGGTGCTGATCCTCAACGGACACGGGCACCACACGGACCTTCTGCGCGTGGCGGCACGCGAGATCGCCGATGACCACGGCGTCTATCCCGCGGTCTCCAACTTCCTCTACCTGGGAGCCGCCGAGTACAACGCGGTGCGTCGCGGCGCGGCCGGCGGGAGCATCCACGGCGGCGAGGACGAGACCTCGGTCATGCTGCATTACGGCTACCCGGTCGATGCAGCGCGGTACACAGACGCGGATCACGTGCACTACCACTCCGAGTTCATCGCGGGCGACAACTTCGTCGGGTCGAGCAAGGTGTTCTGGTCAACCTGGTACGTCCACCGCAGCCAGACCGGCCTACTGGGCGACCCGACGCCCGCCACGGCCGAGGCCGGACGCGTGCTCATCGAGGCGTGCGTCGAGCGGTTGGCGCGCTTCGCCGACGAGTACTGGCACTACCGCCCCGCCCGCTGA